From the Astyanax mexicanus isolate ESR-SI-001 chromosome 9, AstMex3_surface, whole genome shotgun sequence genome, one window contains:
- the syt19 gene encoding synaptotagmin-2, giving the protein MSFPAPLENSFWDIRIPLSREVKFSILGISVTLLFVALCILLWQLCRYCTQPPTPDNDVISPVLDGQSYENLQNNSPAPHYQLECRHDEAERMSRCLSRSSDLASSMDSLGELDEERVQGTLRFSLFYDQLQSRLVVTVLEARGLAMREFSRSADPFVRLRLLWASKEDDEQRLSCVLQEWQTRLVKDSCNPMFGDQFSCILPEEDVSRVTVRMEVRDFDKFSRHGILGEVRAPLNSLNIMYPLEMMDDLQHPKKDAVGEVLLSLKYMPTSQRLEVGILKARTIFRSSKAERVLYARTSVLCNQCKIRHQRTPEKVRWDVTVFNEVMIFVLPDTQIRECSITVSIYEMRPGKKSSKRLIGQVTLGKSRNIEDEHWKLMMRSLRQPVAKWHLLFL; this is encoded by the exons ATGTCTTTCCCAGCTCCTTTAGAGAACTCATTCTGGGACATCCGTATACCTCTTTCACGGGAGGTGAAGTTCAGTATTTTAGGGATTTCTGTCACTCTTCTCTTCGTGGCCCTCTGTATTCTGTTATGGCAGCTTTGTAGATACTGCACACAGCCACCCACTCCTGATAATGATG TTATTTCTCCAGTATTAGATGGACAGTCTTATGAAAACCTTCAAAACAACTCCCCAGCTCCCCACTACCAG TTGGAGTGCCGCCATGATGAGGCGGAGCGGATGAGCCGTTGTCTGTCCCGCAGCTCTGACCTGGCGAGCAGCATGGACAGTCTGGGGGAGCTGGATGAGGAGCGTGTTCAGGGAACGCTGCGCTTCTCGCTCTTCTATGATCAGCTTCAGTCACGTCTGGTAGTGACAGTGCTGGAGGCCAGAGGCCTGGCGATGCGGGAGTTCAGCCGCAGTGCTGACCCTTTCGTTCGCCTGCGTCTGCTGTGGGCCTCCAAGGAGGATGATGAGCAGCGACTGAGCTGCGTGCTGCAGGAGTGGCAGACTCGGCTAGTGAAGGACAGCTGTAATCCTATGTTTGGGGATCAGTTCTCCTGCATACTACCCGAGGAGGACGTGTCCAGGGTCACTGTCCGCATGGAG GTCAGAGATTTTGATAAGTTCTCCAGACATGGAATCCTTGGGGAAGTCCGTGCTCCTCTCAACAGTCTAAACATCATGTACCCCTTGGAAATGATGGATGACTTACAACATCCAAAGAAA GATGCTGTTGGAGAGGTCCTTCTCTCTCTGAAATACATGCCGACATCTCAGAGGCTGGAGGTTGGAATTCTAAAGGCCAGGACCATTTTCAGGTCCagtaaggcagagagag TGCTCTACGCCAGAACCAGTGTCCTGTGCAACCAGTGCAAAATTCGACATCAGAGGACACCAGAGAAGGTTCGGTGGGATGTGACAGTCTTCAACGAGGTCATGATCTTTGTGCTGCCAGACACACAGATCAGAGAGTGCTCCATCACGGTGTCCATCTATGAGATGCGTCCTGGGAAGAAGTCCTCCAAGCGCCTGATTGGTCAGGTCACTTTAGGGAAGAGCAGAAACATAGAGGATGAACATTGGAAGCTCATGATGAGGTCACTTCGACAGCCAGTGGCCAAATGGCATTTACTCTTCTTATAA